From one Formosa sediminum genomic stretch:
- a CDS encoding PepSY-associated TM helix domain-containing protein, translating to MAKDKRNYNVFLNVHTVSGIIITIGLFICFFAGGIALFYKNINNWEKNLVQKTVGHNAYNIDYEKALETVKKSGYTMQDRNFDFAIKTIEKKDYLSVSSRVGSPRGRRPEAGKSKNKKNEVKNVTKKNDKSLNSLQNTSKQKLKESDKNNSQNLELKKKKAEESFNPKGNIAMILDLNTYQPLKDIKNENGERRKHGKPQELGTFIYHLHYFDQLPTVGVYISGVLSLFFLVALITGVIVHWKKLIENFFTFRLKNSIKLLWTDAHTALGVIGLPFQFIFAVTGSFFGLASLFIILNTLVIYEGDQQKLIAAVAPAFINVEKAGEPLKSKESLNLLALKANDELHLNNHYTLTAKILNYNDKNGRFILNYRDNVGKNFYGNAYIMYNLSNGSIVSKKVIDSQGWDFATSLETMRKLHFGTYGGYFLRLVYFLLSLLTCFVILSGVMIWLEVRNNKKYAKKLKFNRNVGAIFIGNCMGLFPAIAYFFCLAKIIPQSPDRFGIMEQSFYMFWFGFTLYSYWVKDLHTINKHALFMAGVLGISVPICNGISTANWFWLSLNRGLIDSFFVDLAWLITGIISLSISLFAKRLVSKRKKKAPQTRKPITQPQEEITLIINN from the coding sequence ATGGCAAAAGATAAAAGAAATTACAATGTATTCCTTAATGTACATACGGTTAGCGGAATTATAATCACAATAGGTCTTTTTATATGCTTTTTTGCAGGAGGAATAGCTCTTTTTTATAAAAATATTAATAACTGGGAAAAAAACTTAGTTCAGAAAACTGTTGGACATAACGCATACAACATTGATTACGAAAAAGCGCTTGAAACCGTAAAGAAATCTGGTTATACTATGCAGGATCGTAATTTTGATTTTGCAATCAAGACCATTGAAAAAAAGGATTACCTAAGTGTAAGTTCACGCGTAGGAAGTCCTCGTGGTAGACGCCCTGAAGCAGGTAAATCTAAAAACAAGAAAAACGAAGTAAAAAACGTAACCAAAAAAAATGATAAATCACTTAACAGTCTACAAAATACTTCGAAACAAAAATTAAAAGAATCCGATAAAAATAACAGTCAAAATTTAGAACTAAAAAAGAAAAAAGCAGAAGAGAGCTTTAACCCAAAAGGTAATATTGCAATGATCTTAGATCTTAATACCTACCAACCTCTTAAAGATATTAAAAACGAAAATGGTGAACGTCGTAAACATGGAAAACCTCAAGAATTAGGTACATTTATTTACCATTTGCATTATTTTGACCAACTTCCTACTGTTGGGGTATATATATCTGGGGTTCTATCGTTATTCTTTTTAGTCGCCTTGATAACAGGAGTAATTGTTCACTGGAAAAAGCTAATAGAAAACTTCTTTACTTTTAGATTAAAAAACTCTATTAAACTACTTTGGACAGATGCACATACAGCTTTAGGAGTTATAGGACTGCCTTTTCAATTTATATTTGCTGTTACTGGTTCCTTTTTTGGTCTTGCTTCACTTTTTATAATTTTAAACACCTTAGTCATATACGAAGGAGATCAACAGAAACTTATTGCCGCTGTTGCTCCTGCTTTTATTAATGTCGAAAAAGCTGGTGAACCCTTAAAAAGTAAAGAGAGCCTTAATTTATTAGCTTTAAAAGCTAATGATGAACTTCACCTAAACAACCATTATACGCTAACTGCTAAAATCCTAAATTACAACGACAAAAACGGTCGTTTTATATTGAATTACCGTGACAATGTTGGGAAAAATTTTTATGGGAACGCCTATATTATGTATAATCTAAGTAATGGATCTATAGTGAGTAAAAAGGTAATTGATTCCCAAGGTTGGGATTTTGCAACCTCATTAGAAACTATGAGAAAACTTCACTTCGGCACCTACGGTGGGTATTTTTTAAGATTAGTATATTTTTTACTCTCCTTACTTACCTGTTTTGTAATTCTTTCAGGAGTTATGATATGGTTAGAAGTACGAAACAATAAAAAGTATGCAAAAAAATTAAAATTTAACCGTAATGTAGGGGCTATATTTATAGGTAACTGTATGGGGCTTTTTCCTGCTATTGCTTATTTCTTTTGTTTAGCAAAGATTATACCTCAATCTCCAGATCGTTTTGGAATTATGGAGCAGAGTTTCTATATGTTCTGGTTTGGTTTTACTTTATATTCCTACTGGGTAAAAGACCTGCATACTATTAACAAACATGCACTATTTATGGCTGGGGTTTTAGGAATATCTGTCCCTATCTGTAACGGAATATCGACAGCTAATTGGTTTTGGCTTTCCTTAAATCGAGGTCTAATTGACTCCTTTTTTGTAGACCTCGCTTGGCTTATTACAGGTATAATAAGTCTTAGTATTTCATTGTTTGCAAAACGCTTGGTATCCAAAAGAAAAAAAAAGGCACCACAAACACGTAAACCTATTACACAACCTCAAGAAGAAATAACATTAATAATCAATAATTAA
- a CDS encoding penicillin acylase family protein — protein MTLTIGCSKEEKLSQVEIKWTKNEVPHIKANNYKNLGYGYGYVHAKDRICEISGQAITLRGERSLRYGADAIATIGFLKTTNLNSDLLFKIRIPEEWVQEEFEKLNKETKDYIKGYVDGINYYVSTLTEEERNELCEEGPVITFKTSDVIRSAMRFGVQKELIDIGPHIISSSQAWQKKTTNYALNSPHTKAVEIEGGFGSNGWVYGSDVTKTKSSIMLSNPHSAWKRTVHQQRIYMHQYHLTIPGELDVAGASFLGIPFPMTGYNADVAWTILDAATVTPYVLQSMEVEESAVAPKYLMDGQQKPLKIKSVPVRVLEKDKKIKTHVFKFVESELGILYKLPEKKGKPAGWYAITNPGEKNAKGLDQFLAIAHSKSTRDFISAVENNRGILSQLLVADKFGEVGYVIAGQIPPITDDEMEKYHINNSTAAFNVINGTTSDASFRDSNNRPLLAPASFYPNIISKGIIHNTNNSYKYTEYGNPQKDYPSVFGQHKPDKAIGKKKAAGLRYDPRLIMSAQRMNEITKDSIVTPKEALEVLFDNRNYAAETFLDRILELNNESISEDAKNGFRVLSTWDRKNNSKSKGALLFHQFWKKIIKMGVLLSSKNDDPEIGSQINITPQNSPAIINALEEAVHELANFGFQPDDPWGEALYTTVNETRIPLHGGSYQEGLLNGEMPAPLTSKGFPYILFGTAYVQLIDWNDGNLNANVLLSHGQSNSIDYKGHLDQLKMFSNKKLYKVPFTQKDLNTTKVIDSLILTVDHVK, from the coding sequence TTGACATTAACAATCGGATGTTCTAAAGAAGAGAAGTTAAGTCAGGTAGAAATTAAGTGGACAAAAAATGAAGTTCCTCATATTAAAGCAAATAATTATAAAAATCTTGGCTATGGATATGGCTATGTACATGCCAAAGATCGCATTTGTGAAATATCGGGTCAGGCTATTACATTAAGAGGTGAGCGTTCTTTACGTTATGGAGCAGATGCCATTGCTACCATCGGTTTTTTAAAAACTACAAATCTTAATTCAGATTTATTATTCAAGATTCGTATTCCAGAAGAATGGGTGCAAGAAGAATTTGAAAAACTTAATAAAGAAACCAAAGACTATATAAAAGGTTATGTTGATGGTATTAATTATTATGTTTCCACTTTAACTGAAGAAGAACGCAATGAGCTTTGTGAAGAAGGTCCTGTTATTACTTTTAAAACAAGTGATGTAATTAGATCTGCTATGCGTTTTGGCGTTCAAAAAGAATTGATAGATATTGGTCCACATATAATATCTTCTTCTCAAGCATGGCAGAAAAAAACTACAAATTATGCATTAAATTCTCCTCACACTAAAGCGGTAGAAATTGAAGGAGGATTTGGAAGTAATGGTTGGGTGTATGGAAGTGATGTTACAAAAACAAAAAGCTCTATTATGTTGTCTAACCCGCATTCAGCCTGGAAACGAACAGTACATCAACAACGCATATACATGCACCAATACCATTTAACTATACCTGGAGAGCTAGATGTTGCTGGGGCATCATTTTTAGGAATCCCTTTTCCTATGACAGGTTACAATGCAGATGTTGCATGGACTATTTTAGATGCAGCAACAGTTACACCTTATGTTTTACAATCTATGGAAGTAGAAGAATCTGCTGTAGCACCTAAATACCTTATGGATGGACAACAAAAACCTCTTAAAATAAAATCTGTACCTGTTAGAGTACTTGAAAAAGATAAAAAAATAAAAACACATGTTTTTAAGTTTGTTGAATCAGAATTAGGGATACTTTATAAATTACCAGAAAAAAAAGGAAAACCTGCTGGTTGGTATGCCATTACTAATCCTGGAGAAAAAAATGCAAAGGGCTTAGATCAATTCCTTGCAATTGCGCATTCTAAATCTACACGAGATTTTATAAGTGCTGTAGAAAATAATAGAGGTATTTTATCTCAATTACTCGTTGCCGACAAATTTGGTGAAGTAGGATATGTTATAGCAGGACAAATTCCTCCAATAACAGATGATGAAATGGAGAAATATCATATAAACAATTCTACAGCAGCATTTAATGTTATAAACGGTACTACTAGTGATGCTTCTTTTAGAGATTCTAATAACAGACCTTTATTGGCTCCTGCTTCTTTTTATCCTAATATTATTTCGAAAGGAATTATTCATAACACCAATAATAGCTATAAATATACAGAGTATGGAAATCCTCAAAAAGATTATCCATCTGTATTTGGACAACATAAGCCTGATAAAGCTATTGGTAAAAAAAAGGCTGCAGGTTTAAGGTATGACCCAAGGCTAATTATGTCTGCTCAACGAATGAATGAAATAACTAAAGACAGTATTGTAACCCCCAAAGAAGCTCTAGAAGTTCTTTTTGATAATAGAAATTACGCTGCCGAAACTTTTTTAGATCGTATTCTAGAATTAAACAACGAATCTATATCTGAAGACGCTAAAAATGGCTTTAGAGTACTTAGCACATGGGATAGAAAAAATAACTCGAAAAGTAAAGGAGCTTTACTATTTCATCAGTTTTGGAAAAAAATTATTAAAATGGGAGTGCTCTTATCAAGTAAAAATGATGACCCAGAAATAGGTTCTCAAATAAATATTACACCCCAGAATTCTCCAGCTATTATAAATGCTTTAGAAGAAGCTGTACATGAATTGGCTAATTTTGGTTTTCAGCCAGATGATCCATGGGGAGAAGCGCTATATACAACTGTAAATGAAACTCGTATTCCATTACATGGTGGTTCTTATCAAGAAGGCTTACTTAACGGAGAGATGCCTGCGCCACTTACTAGCAAAGGTTTTCCTTATATTTTATTTGGTACAGCATACGTACAGTTAATAGATTGGAATGATGGAAATTTAAACGCGAATGTTCTTTTAAGTCATGGGCAAAGTAATAGTATAGATTATAAAGGACATTTAGATCAGTTAAAAATGTTTTCTAACAAAAAGCTTTATAAAGTGCCATTTACTCAAAAAGACCTTAATACAACCAAAGTTATTGATTCACTAATACTCACTGTTGATCATGTAAAATAG
- a CDS encoding sugar porter family MFS transporter, with product MKKSLFLLLIAAVSALGGLLFGYDTGVINGAQFYLTEYFQLSDALKGWVVGSALLGCFVGAIIAGPLSVKIGRKKSLIISAVFFTLSAYGSGLPELFPQTVSMLVVFRIIGGLGIGVASMNAPMYIAEIAPSNIRGRMVTYYQLAIVIGFFVVFLATYFIGNNLSLAQNIEFGWRRMFWSELIPSILFLVLLFIVPKSPRWLALKGRDKDALAVLQQINGDEVALKEMKDIKTSLNEANDGVNVNYFSKAILSIIAIGTILSVLQQFTGINAVLYYGADIFEKALGFGKEDVLLQQILLAFVNLVFTFVAMFTVDKFGRKPLLYIGSVGMVVGFLLLSITLQQQNVGVISLIGVLVFIASFALSMGPVVWVLLAEMFPNKIRSVAMSVAVAAQWAANYVVSQSFPVVMGSETNTSEPWNGSLPYYIFIGFILIIVFVTYKFIPETKGKSLEEIEGFWKK from the coding sequence ATGAAAAAAAGTCTTTTTTTATTATTAATCGCAGCAGTTTCCGCTTTAGGAGGCTTGTTGTTTGGTTATGATACAGGAGTTATTAATGGCGCCCAATTTTATTTAACAGAATATTTTCAATTAAGCGATGCTTTAAAAGGTTGGGTTGTAGGAAGTGCGCTATTAGGTTGTTTTGTAGGAGCAATTATAGCCGGACCTTTAAGTGTTAAGATTGGCCGGAAAAAATCTTTAATTATATCGGCTGTATTTTTTACACTTTCAGCCTATGGTTCAGGTTTGCCAGAGCTATTTCCACAAACTGTAAGTATGTTGGTTGTTTTTAGAATTATAGGAGGTTTAGGTATTGGAGTAGCGTCTATGAATGCACCAATGTATATAGCAGAAATTGCACCTTCAAATATTCGGGGGCGTATGGTTACATATTACCAATTGGCAATTGTAATTGGTTTTTTTGTGGTGTTTTTAGCAACCTATTTTATTGGTAATAATTTAAGTTTAGCCCAGAATATAGAGTTTGGATGGCGCCGCATGTTTTGGTCAGAGTTAATTCCGAGTATACTGTTTTTAGTGTTATTATTTATTGTGCCTAAAAGTCCGAGATGGTTAGCTTTAAAAGGTAGAGATAAAGATGCACTAGCAGTATTGCAACAAATAAATGGAGATGAGGTTGCTTTAAAAGAAATGAAAGATATTAAGACCTCTTTAAATGAAGCTAATGATGGAGTAAATGTAAATTACTTTTCTAAAGCGATTTTAAGTATCATTGCAATAGGTACAATCCTTTCTGTTTTACAGCAATTTACAGGAATTAATGCTGTATTGTATTACGGTGCGGATATTTTTGAAAAAGCACTTGGATTCGGAAAAGAAGATGTGTTGTTACAGCAAATACTATTAGCCTTTGTTAATTTAGTGTTTACTTTTGTAGCAATGTTTACTGTAGATAAATTTGGAAGAAAACCACTACTTTATATCGGTTCAGTAGGTATGGTTGTTGGTTTTTTACTGTTAAGCATTACCCTGCAACAGCAAAATGTTGGTGTAATATCGCTAATAGGAGTCTTGGTATTTATAGCGTCTTTTGCACTGTCTATGGGTCCAGTGGTCTGGGTTTTATTGGCAGAGATGTTTCCGAATAAAATTAGAAGTGTGGCCATGTCTGTAGCTGTGGCAGCACAATGGGCTGCAAATTATGTGGTATCTCAGTCATTTCCAGTAGTAATGGGAAGCGAAACCAATACAAGTGAACCTTGGAATGGATCTTTACCCTATTATATATTTATAGGTTTTATTCTAATAATTGTATTTGTGACCTATAAATTCATACCCGAAACAAAAGGAAAATCTCTTGAAGAAATTGAAGGGTTTTGGAAAAAGTAA
- a CDS encoding family 43 glycosylhydrolase — protein MKNLIIFFSIALFFSCNNEKDQKTEHTSNTVENTEINNTSETYINPLDIDYTYMVYNSSQNISYRSGADPAVIEFKGEYYMFVTRSFGYWHSTDLVNWNFIKPQQWFFEGSNAPTAFNYKDSLVYFAGNPAGYGSILYTDDPKSGKWEPTASISTDIQDSELFIDDDGETYLYWGSSNVNPLHVKMLNKNDRFLETGVRKALFNLDEDAHGWERFGENNFHPTLKEGYMEGASMTKHNGKYYLQYAAPGTQFNVYADGAYIGDSPLGPFTYMKNNPMSFKPGGFTNGAGHGITVKQTNGQYWHFATMALASNSQWERRLCMFPTYFDDDGLMYTNTAYGDYPRFGPNHPTKAGQHNGWMLLSYKGVVTVSSSLMQIKKFTSNDDAVEVTELPLEKNKAGQITSKVLTDENPKTFWVAEANNDQQWITIEMLKPGNINAFQLNFHDHESGIYTRTEGLKHQFTIETSQDGVNWQTVVDRSTSVKDTPNAYIVLDAPVKAKYVRYNNIKVPGANFAMSEFRVFGLGVGDKPEKVTGFKVKREDDRRDVKFSWDAVKDAQGYNIRWGIAKDKLYQSWQVYDTNQHFMRCLDRDTPYYFTIEAFNENGISVKSEILFVE, from the coding sequence ATGAAAAATTTAATTATTTTCTTTTCTATAGCATTATTTTTTTCTTGTAATAATGAGAAGGATCAGAAGACAGAGCATACATCTAATACAGTAGAAAATACAGAGATAAATAATACGTCTGAAACGTACATTAATCCATTAGATATAGATTATACCTATATGGTTTATAATTCAAGTCAAAATATATCTTACCGTTCTGGTGCAGATCCAGCGGTTATAGAATTTAAAGGCGAGTATTATATGTTTGTTACGCGTTCTTTTGGCTATTGGCATTCTACCGATTTGGTTAATTGGAATTTTATTAAGCCACAGCAATGGTTTTTTGAAGGGAGTAATGCGCCTACAGCTTTCAATTATAAGGATTCATTAGTGTATTTTGCGGGTAATCCAGCAGGTTACGGAAGTATTCTTTATACAGATGATCCAAAAAGTGGAAAATGGGAACCGACAGCATCCATATCTACCGACATTCAAGATTCAGAATTATTTATAGATGACGATGGAGAAACCTATTTGTATTGGGGATCTTCTAATGTGAATCCGCTCCACGTAAAAATGTTGAATAAAAACGATCGTTTTTTAGAAACTGGTGTTCGTAAAGCATTATTTAATCTCGACGAAGACGCACACGGCTGGGAACGTTTTGGCGAAAATAATTTCCATCCGACTTTAAAGGAAGGCTATATGGAAGGTGCCTCTATGACCAAACACAACGGAAAATATTATTTACAATACGCTGCACCTGGCACACAATTTAATGTGTATGCTGACGGAGCTTATATAGGAGATTCGCCATTAGGGCCTTTTACGTATATGAAAAATAATCCGATGAGTTTTAAACCTGGCGGATTTACAAATGGTGCAGGACATGGCATAACAGTTAAACAAACCAACGGACAATATTGGCACTTTGCTACTATGGCACTTGCTTCTAATTCGCAATGGGAACGTCGTTTGTGTATGTTTCCTACGTATTTTGATGACGATGGATTGATGTATACAAATACCGCATATGGCGATTATCCGCGATTTGGTCCTAACCACCCAACAAAGGCAGGACAACATAATGGATGGATGTTATTGTCTTACAAGGGAGTGGTTACAGTCTCTTCTTCATTAATGCAGATTAAGAAATTTACGTCTAATGATGATGCTGTAGAAGTTACGGAATTGCCTTTAGAAAAAAATAAAGCGGGTCAAATAACCTCTAAAGTATTAACCGATGAGAACCCTAAAACATTTTGGGTTGCAGAGGCCAATAATGATCAACAATGGATTACTATTGAAATGCTAAAACCTGGAAATATTAATGCTTTTCAATTGAATTTTCATGACCATGAATCGGGAATCTATACACGTACCGAAGGTTTAAAACATCAATTTACAATTGAAACATCTCAAGATGGTGTTAATTGGCAAACCGTTGTAGATAGAAGTACCAGTGTAAAGGACACGCCAAATGCCTACATTGTATTAGATGCTCCTGTAAAAGCAAAATACGTGCGTTATAACAACATTAAAGTGCCTGGGGCAAATTTTGCGATGTCCGAGTTTAGAGTCTTTGGGTTAGGGGTAGGAGATAAGCCCGAAAAAGTTACAGGATTTAAAGTGAAAAGAGAAGACGATCGCAGGGATGTGAAATTCTCTTGGGATGCAGTGAAAGACGCCCAAGGTTACAATATTCGTTGGGGAATTGCTAAAGATAAATTATATCAATCATGGCAAGTTTACGATACAAATCAACATTTTATGCGTTGTTTAGATCGCGATACGCCCTATTATTTTACTATAGAAGCATTTAATGAAAATGGAATTTCAGTAAAAAGTGAGATTTTATTTGTTGAATAA